The Metabacillus schmidteae nucleotide sequence TTCCATATCCGTTGCCATATTTAAATGCTCCTACAGTACCACCTCCGACAATATTTATCATACTTCCAAAACCTTGGCTAATCATTACTGGAACAATAGCTTGAACACAATGAAAAGTACCAAATAAATTCGTGGTGACATCATTTATCCAATCCGAACTTTTCACCTCCCAAGTAGGACCTATTGCTTTGAATACACCGGCATTATTAATCCAAACGTCAATCTTCCCATACTGTTTCATGATAGATTCGACTACATTTTTAATTTCTTTAGGTTGTGTTATATCCATTGATATCATTGAATGTTCAGAAGAATATGTATCTAGTTCAGCTTTTACTGCGTTTAACCTTTCAGAATCTCTTCCAGTTCCAATGACTATATATCCTTTTTCAGCAAAAAACAGAGCCATATTTCGACCAATTCCTCTTGTTGCACCTGTTATCACTACAACTTTTCTATGTTCCATTTTGTTATCCTCCTTTAAGAAAATGCTATATGTATAAGTCCCATATTTTATACGTATCCTATCATTTTGAAATTTGTCCTTAAGTAACCTGACAGGATTCACATTAAAAGTATACGTTTTCATTGAATTCATAACAACTACTGAAAAATTATTGCTCTAGTTAAAACGTATTTAGTTGCTATACTATTTTAAAGTAAGGATTATAAGTTTCTATTCTGGTTTTACTAATATACTTATTGATAGTGAAAAAGCACACCCCATTTTAGATGTGCCAGTTTTTCAAAGATATATTGATGATGAAACTAACGATTCTTTAATACTACAT carries:
- a CDS encoding SDR family oxidoreductase, giving the protein MEHRKVVVITGATRGIGRNMALFFAEKGYIVIGTGRDSERLNAVKAELDTYSSEHSMISMDITQPKEIKNVVESIMKQYGKIDVWINNAGVFKAIGPTWEVKSSDWINDVTTNLFGTFHCVQAIVPVMISQGFGSMINIVGGGTVGAFKYGNGYGTSKTAVARLTENLSEELDDTPIKVFALDPGLNDTDMTRYQRNTEVGQRYLSDIEDLFEQEIDVSPFQAPQFAYYMANGELDLYKGRVVSVYDQVEVLKENANSMDQDFYKLRLKK